Proteins encoded in a region of the Pseudomonas sp. GOM7 genome:
- the zapE gene encoding cell division protein ZapE: MTPLERYQADLKRPDFFHDAAQENAVRHLQRLYDDLIARDQDKSGLLGKLFGKKPQGPVKGLYFWGGVGRGKTYLVDTFFDALPFEQKMRTHFHRFMKRVHEEMKTLKGEKNPLTIIGKRFADEARVICFDEFFVSDITDAMILATLLEELFKNGVSLVATSNIVPDGLYKDGLQRARFLPAIALLKQHTDIVNVDSGVDYRLRALEQAELFHFPLGPEAEESLRKSFQSLLPDCTHMVENEALMIENRTINAVRVCEDVAWFEFRELCDGPRSQNDYIELGKIFHAVILANVEQMGVAKEDMARRFINLVDEFYDRNVKLIISAEVELKDLYTGGRLSFEFQRTLSRLLEMQSHEFLTRPHRP, encoded by the coding sequence ATGACTCCCCTCGAGCGTTATCAGGCCGACCTCAAGCGGCCCGACTTCTTCCATGATGCGGCTCAGGAAAATGCCGTCCGCCATTTGCAGCGTCTGTACGACGATCTGATCGCGCGTGACCAGGACAAATCCGGTCTGCTCGGCAAACTGTTCGGCAAGAAGCCGCAGGGGCCGGTCAAGGGGCTGTATTTCTGGGGCGGCGTGGGGCGTGGCAAGACCTATCTGGTCGACACCTTCTTCGATGCGCTGCCCTTCGAGCAGAAGATGCGCACCCACTTCCACCGCTTCATGAAGCGCGTGCACGAGGAGATGAAGACCCTCAAGGGCGAGAAGAATCCGCTGACCATCATCGGCAAGCGCTTCGCCGACGAGGCGCGGGTGATCTGCTTCGACGAATTCTTCGTCAGCGACATCACCGACGCGATGATCCTCGCCACGCTGCTCGAAGAACTGTTCAAGAACGGTGTGTCGCTGGTAGCCACCTCCAACATCGTGCCGGACGGCCTGTACAAGGACGGCCTGCAGCGCGCGCGTTTCCTGCCGGCCATCGCCCTGCTCAAGCAGCACACCGACATCGTCAATGTCGACAGCGGCGTCGATTACCGCTTGCGTGCGCTGGAGCAGGCCGAGCTGTTCCACTTCCCGCTCGGCCCGGAGGCCGAGGAGAGCTTGCGCAAGAGCTTCCAGAGCCTGCTGCCGGACTGCACCCATATGGTGGAGAACGAGGCGCTGATGATCGAAAACCGCACGATCAATGCCGTGCGTGTGTGCGAGGACGTGGCCTGGTTCGAGTTTCGCGAGCTGTGCGACGGGCCCCGCAGCCAGAACGACTACATCGAGCTGGGCAAGATCTTCCATGCGGTGATCCTGGCCAACGTCGAGCAGATGGGGGTGGCCAAGGAGGACATGGCGCGGCGCTTCATCAATCTGGTGGACGAGTTCTACGACCGCAACGTCAAGCTGATCATCTCTGCCGAGGTGGAGCTCAAGGATCTTTATACCGGCGGTCGTCTGAGCTTCGAGTTCCAGCGCACGCTGAGCCGTCTGCTGGAGATGCAGTCGCACGAGTTCCTCACCCGTCCGCACCGTCCCTGA
- a CDS encoding tryptophan--tRNA ligase produces MTTRILTGITTTGTPHLGNYAGAIRPAIAASRDPQMDSFYFLADYHALIKCDDPARIQRSRLEIAATWLALGLDTDKATFYRQSDIPEIPELCWLLTCVTGKGLLNRAHAYKASVDKNVEAGEDPDAGVTMGLFSYPVLMAADILMFNAQKVPVGRDQIQHVEMARDIGQRFNHLFGQGKDLFVLPEVVIEEEVATLPGLDGRKMSKSYDNTIPLFGTAKQLKEAVARIVTDSRLPGEPKDAEGSHLFTLYQAFASQEQQAEFRAELEGGLAWGEAKNRLYQLLEDTLGEARERYNALIARPADLEDILLAGAAKARKIATPFLGELREAVGLRSFRKQVQVFAGEKKKVVKSARFVSFRDEDGSFRFRLLDADGEQLLLSKAFADGKSAGLVNKRLQSGEPLDVRAEGLAFSVWVDGESVASSPEFADGQALEAAIARLREALVPQE; encoded by the coding sequence ATGACCACCCGTATCCTTACCGGCATCACCACCACCGGCACGCCGCACCTGGGCAACTATGCCGGTGCCATCCGCCCGGCCATCGCCGCCAGCCGCGATCCGCAGATGGACTCCTTCTACTTTCTCGCCGACTACCACGCCTTGATCAAGTGCGATGACCCGGCGCGCATCCAGCGCTCGCGTCTGGAGATTGCCGCGACCTGGCTGGCACTGGGCCTGGATACCGACAAGGCGACCTTCTACCGCCAGTCCGACATCCCCGAGATTCCCGAGCTGTGCTGGCTGCTCACCTGCGTTACCGGCAAGGGCCTGCTCAACCGTGCCCACGCTTACAAGGCCTCGGTGGACAAGAACGTCGAAGCCGGTGAAGACCCGGATGCCGGCGTGACCATGGGCCTGTTCAGCTACCCGGTGCTGATGGCAGCGGATATCCTGATGTTCAACGCGCAGAAGGTGCCGGTCGGTCGTGACCAGATCCAGCACGTGGAGATGGCCCGCGACATCGGCCAGCGCTTCAACCACCTGTTCGGCCAGGGCAAGGATCTGTTCGTCCTGCCGGAGGTGGTGATAGAGGAAGAAGTGGCCACGCTGCCCGGTCTCGACGGGCGCAAGATGAGCAAGAGCTACGACAACACCATCCCGCTGTTCGGCACGGCCAAGCAGCTCAAAGAGGCCGTGGCGCGCATCGTCACCGACTCCAGGCTGCCGGGCGAGCCCAAGGATGCCGAAGGCTCGCACCTGTTCACCCTGTACCAGGCTTTCGCCAGCCAGGAGCAGCAGGCCGAATTCCGCGCCGAGCTGGAAGGTGGTCTGGCCTGGGGCGAGGCGAAGAATCGCCTGTATCAACTACTCGAAGACACCCTGGGCGAGGCGCGCGAGCGCTACAACGCGCTGATCGCCAGGCCGGCCGACCTGGAGGATATCCTCCTCGCTGGTGCGGCCAAGGCGCGCAAGATCGCCACGCCGTTCCTCGGCGAACTGCGCGAGGCCGTAGGCCTGCGTTCGTTCCGCAAGCAGGTGCAGGTTTTCGCTGGCGAGAAGAAGAAAGTGGTCAAGAGTGCGCGCTTCGTCAGCTTCCGCGACGAGGATGGCAGCTTCCGCTTCCGTCTGCTGGATGCCGATGGTGAGCAGTTGCTGCTGTCGAAAGCCTTCGCCGATGGCAAGTCGGCGGGTCTGGTCAACAAGCGCCTGCAGTCTGGCGAGCCACTGGATGTGCGCGCCGAAGGCCTGGCGTTCTCGGTGTGGGTTGATGGTGAAAGCGTGGCGAGCAGCCCCGAGTTCGCCGATGGCCAGGCGTTGGAAGCGGCCATTGCCCGCCTGCGCGAGGCGTTGGTGCCGCAGGAATGA
- a CDS encoding alpha/beta hydrolase, translating into MLSRETPLFIQGPVGQLEALQLEVPNARGVALVCHPNPVQGGTMLNKVVSTLQRTARDCGYNTLRFNYRGVGASAGSHDMGTGEVDDAEAVAAWLQAHYPNLPITLLGFSFGGFVAAALGARLEAQGRVPSKLFMVAPAVHRLTAETPPASQCPLVVIQPEADEVVEPQAVYDWSANLERAHELLKVAECGHFFHGKLTDLKELLLPRL; encoded by the coding sequence TTGCTCAGTCGCGAAACCCCTCTTTTCATTCAAGGCCCTGTGGGCCAACTCGAAGCCCTTCAACTGGAAGTGCCGAACGCCCGAGGCGTGGCGCTGGTTTGCCATCCCAACCCGGTGCAGGGCGGTACCATGCTCAACAAGGTGGTCTCCACGCTGCAGCGTACCGCGCGCGATTGCGGCTACAACACCCTGCGTTTCAATTATCGTGGCGTGGGTGCCAGCGCTGGCAGCCATGATATGGGCACCGGCGAAGTGGATGATGCCGAAGCCGTCGCCGCCTGGCTGCAGGCACACTACCCGAACCTGCCCATCACCTTGCTGGGCTTTTCCTTTGGCGGCTTCGTCGCTGCTGCACTGGGCGCGCGCCTGGAGGCGCAAGGCCGGGTGCCGAGCAAGCTGTTCATGGTCGCCCCCGCCGTGCATCGCCTGACCGCCGAGACGCCGCCGGCCAGTCAGTGCCCGTTGGTGGTGATCCAGCCCGAAGCGGACGAAGTGGTCGAGCCCCAGGCCGTGTATGACTGGTCGGCCAATCTCGAGCGTGCCCATGAGCTGCTGAAAGTGGCAGAATGCGGTCACTTCTTTCACGGCAAGCTGACGGATCTGAAGGAACTTCTTCTGCCGCGTCTGTGA
- a CDS encoding YhcB family protein produces MEQTVTAWLIPALTLVVGIAVGFVLARLAPNAAPSRTQRQMDEMQARFEAYQNEVVTHFNTTANLVKKLTQSYQDVQEHLSDGANRLALDELTRQRLLASLNNAESGEKRERLTPPKNYEMPKDYAPKSDGPGMLDESYGLKKP; encoded by the coding sequence GTGGAACAGACCGTTACAGCCTGGTTGATACCTGCCCTGACCCTGGTGGTCGGCATTGCCGTGGGCTTTGTGCTCGCCCGTCTGGCGCCCAATGCCGCGCCGAGCCGGACGCAGCGGCAGATGGATGAAATGCAGGCGCGCTTCGAGGCCTACCAGAACGAAGTGGTGACTCACTTCAACACCACCGCCAACTTGGTGAAGAAACTCACCCAGAGCTACCAGGACGTGCAGGAGCACCTGTCCGACGGCGCCAACCGCCTGGCCCTGGACGAGCTGACCCGGCAACGCCTGCTGGCCAGCCTCAACAATGCCGAAAGCGGTGAGAAGCGCGAGCGACTGACCCCGCCGAAGAATTATGAAATGCCCAAGGACTATGCGCCCAAGAGCGATGGCCCAGGCATGCTCGATGAAAGCTATGGCCTGAAGAAGCCCTGA
- a CDS encoding DUF2254 domain-containing protein encodes MSRWQWLLTRLTRQLWFRATLIGALGIAAAGLAALTEHLAPWDLPTTIGSDAVDGILNIIASSMLAVTTFSLSVMTSAYSAATSNVTPRAIKLLIEDRLTQNVLSSFIGSFLFSIVGIVVLKTGAYGDKGRFVLFIVTIVVIALVVVSLLRWIDHLTRLGRVGETTERVEETTQRAIDWRCANPYLGGSPAPANQAIPESALCLTADTVGYVQHVDMAALAEQADCLDSDIHLLAAPGTFVYPDTPLAWIPSPCQDDEAPHALKCIREAFTIGKERSFEQDPRFGLAVLSEIASRALSPAINDPGTAIDVLGRQARILCTWARDQKTGQEPRFPRVWVEALHTQSLFEDAFNPIARDGAALIEVQMKLRRTLLALSQMGDTVFRQAAFEQAQRALERAEQALSHEADRQRLRDLR; translated from the coding sequence ATGTCGCGCTGGCAATGGCTCCTGACAAGACTGACCCGGCAGCTCTGGTTTCGCGCCACGCTGATCGGTGCACTGGGCATCGCCGCCGCCGGCCTGGCCGCGCTGACCGAACACCTGGCGCCCTGGGACTTACCCACTACCATCGGCTCCGATGCGGTCGACGGCATTCTCAATATCATCGCCTCGAGCATGCTCGCGGTAACCACCTTCAGCCTCAGCGTGATGACCTCGGCCTACAGCGCTGCCACCAGCAACGTCACGCCCCGCGCGATCAAGCTGCTGATCGAAGACCGCCTGACGCAGAACGTACTGTCCAGCTTCATCGGCTCCTTCCTGTTCAGCATCGTCGGCATCGTCGTGCTCAAGACCGGCGCCTATGGCGACAAGGGTCGCTTCGTCCTGTTCATCGTGACCATCGTCGTGATCGCCCTGGTGGTGGTCAGCCTGCTGCGCTGGATCGATCATCTGACCCGCCTGGGCCGCGTCGGCGAAACCACCGAGCGCGTCGAGGAGACCACCCAACGCGCCATCGACTGGCGCTGTGCCAATCCCTACCTGGGCGGCAGCCCGGCGCCCGCCAACCAGGCGATCCCAGAAAGTGCCCTGTGCCTGACGGCTGATACGGTCGGCTATGTGCAGCATGTCGACATGGCCGCTCTGGCCGAACAAGCCGATTGCCTGGACAGCGATATCCACCTGCTGGCAGCGCCCGGCACCTTCGTCTATCCCGATACGCCGCTGGCCTGGATCCCAAGCCCGTGCCAGGACGACGAAGCCCCGCACGCGCTGAAATGCATCCGCGAGGCGTTCACTATCGGCAAGGAACGCAGTTTCGAGCAAGACCCGCGCTTCGGCCTGGCAGTATTGAGCGAAATCGCCTCCCGCGCCCTGTCACCGGCGATCAACGATCCGGGCACAGCAATCGACGTGCTGGGCCGCCAGGCGCGCATTCTCTGCACCTGGGCACGGGATCAGAAAACCGGCCAGGAACCACGCTTTCCCAGGGTCTGGGTGGAGGCGCTGCACACGCAGAGCCTGTTCGAGGATGCCTTCAATCCCATCGCCCGCGACGGCGCCGCCCTGATCGAGGTGCAGATGAAGTTGCGCAGAACGCTCCTGGCGCTCAGCCAGATGGGCGATACGGTTTTCCGCCAGGCCGCCTTCGAGCAAGCGCAGCGCGCGCTCGAGCGAGCCGAGCAGGCCCTGAGCCATGAGGCGGACAGACAACGCCTGCGTGACCTTCGTTAG
- the cysN gene encoding sulfate adenylyltransferase subunit CysN: MSHQSDLISQDIFAYLAQHERKELLRFLTCGNVDDGKSTLIGRLLHDSKMIYEDHLEAITKDSKKVGTTGDDIDLALLVDGLQAEREQGITIDVAYRYFSTAKRKFIIADTPGHEQYTRNMATGASTCDLAIILIDARYGVQTQTRRHSFIASLLGIKHIVVAVNKMDLKDFDQGVFEQIKADYLAFAEKINLRPTTLEFVPMSALKGDNVVNKSERSPWYTGQSLMEILESVEVAGDRNFDDLRFPVQYVNRPNLNFRGFAGTLASGIVRKGDEVMALPSGKSSRVKSIVTFEGELEHAGPGQAITLTLEDEIDVSRGDMLVHADNRPQVTDSFEAMLVWMGEEPMLPGKKYDIKRATSYVPGSIPSIVHRVDVNTLEQGAASELKLNEIGRVKVALDASIALDGYEHNRTTGAFIVIDRLTNGTVGAGMIIADPVGHGGGQHGRLAHVSTEERASRFGQQPATVLFSGLSGAGKSTLAYAVERKLFDMGRAVYVLDGQNLRHDLNKGLPQDRAGRAENWRRAAHVARQFNEAGLIALAAFVAPDAEGREQAKALIGSERLVTVYVQASPQICAERDPQGLYAAGGDNIPGEGFPYDVPLDADLVIDTQTQSVEEGVKAVLELLRSRGAI; this comes from the coding sequence ATGAGTCACCAATCCGATTTGATCAGCCAGGACATCTTCGCCTACCTGGCCCAGCACGAGCGCAAGGAACTGCTGCGCTTTCTTACCTGCGGCAACGTCGACGACGGCAAGAGCACGCTGATCGGCCGTCTGCTGCACGACTCCAAGATGATCTACGAGGATCATCTGGAAGCCATCACCAAGGACTCGAAGAAGGTCGGCACCACCGGCGATGACATCGACCTGGCGCTGCTGGTCGACGGCCTGCAGGCCGAGCGCGAGCAGGGCATCACCATCGATGTGGCCTACCGCTACTTCTCCACCGCCAAGCGCAAGTTCATCATCGCCGACACCCCTGGCCATGAGCAGTACACGCGCAACATGGCCACCGGTGCCTCGACCTGCGACCTGGCGATCATCCTCATCGACGCCCGCTACGGCGTGCAGACCCAGACCCGTCGGCACAGCTTCATCGCCTCGCTGCTGGGCATCAAGCACATCGTCGTCGCCGTCAACAAGATGGATCTCAAAGACTTCGATCAGGGCGTGTTCGAGCAGATCAAGGCCGATTACCTGGCCTTCGCCGAGAAGATCAACCTGCGTCCGACCACCCTCGAGTTCGTGCCGATGTCGGCGCTCAAGGGCGACAACGTGGTGAACAAGTCCGAGCGCTCGCCCTGGTACACCGGCCAGTCGCTGATGGAGATTCTCGAGAGCGTGGAAGTGGCGGGCGACCGCAACTTCGACGACCTGCGATTCCCGGTGCAGTACGTCAACCGCCCCAACCTCAATTTCCGTGGCTTCGCCGGCACGCTGGCCAGCGGCATCGTGCGCAAGGGCGACGAGGTGATGGCGCTGCCCTCGGGCAAGAGCAGTCGGGTCAAGTCCATCGTCACCTTCGAGGGCGAGCTGGAGCACGCCGGCCCGGGCCAGGCCATCACCCTGACCCTGGAGGACGAGATCGACGTGTCCCGTGGCGACATGCTGGTGCATGCCGACAATCGCCCGCAGGTCACCGACAGCTTCGAGGCCATGTTGGTGTGGATGGGCGAAGAGCCGATGCTGCCGGGCAAGAAATACGACATCAAGCGCGCCACCAGCTATGTGCCGGGCTCGATCCCCAGCATCGTTCATCGCGTCGACGTCAACACCCTGGAGCAGGGCGCGGCCAGCGAGCTCAAGCTCAACGAGATCGGCCGGGTCAAGGTGGCGCTGGATGCCTCGATCGCCCTCGATGGCTACGAGCACAACCGCACCACTGGCGCCTTCATCGTCATCGACCGCCTGACCAATGGCACCGTCGGTGCCGGCATGATCATCGCCGACCCGGTCGGCCATGGCGGTGGTCAGCATGGTCGTCTGGCCCACGTGTCCACCGAGGAGCGCGCCTCGCGCTTTGGCCAGCAGCCGGCCACCGTGCTGTTCAGCGGGTTGTCCGGCGCCGGCAAGAGCACCCTGGCCTATGCCGTGGAGCGCAAGCTGTTCGACATGGGCCGTGCCGTTTACGTGCTCGATGGCCAGAATTTGCGTCACGACCTGAACAAGGGCCTGCCGCAGGATCGCGCCGGGCGTGCCGAGAACTGGCGCCGCGCCGCTCACGTGGCGCGGCAGTTCAACGAGGCCGGCTTGATCGCTCTGGCGGCCTTCGTCGCCCCGGATGCCGAGGGGCGTGAGCAGGCCAAGGCGCTGATCGGTAGCGAACGTCTGGTCACTGTCTACGTTCAGGCGTCGCCGCAGATTTGCGCCGAGCGCGACCCGCAAGGCCTGTATGCCGCCGGCGGTGACAATATCCCGGGCGAGGGCTTCCCCTACGATGTGCCGCTGGATGCCGATCTGGTGATCGACACCCAGACGCAGTCGGTCGAGGAGGGCGTCAAGGCGGTGCTGGAGTTGCTGCGCAGCCGCGGCGCGATCTGA
- a CDS encoding four helix bundle protein gives MDFEKLDVWQRSKSLAVQIYRGFQDCRDYGFRDQLGRSALSIPSNIAEGMERGSGKEKCHYLRIAKGSCAELRTQLMIGSEIGYVPDSLAAAWIQETRELSRMLSGLINRISG, from the coding sequence ATGGATTTCGAGAAACTGGATGTCTGGCAACGGTCGAAGTCACTGGCCGTGCAGATCTACCGAGGATTTCAGGACTGCCGTGATTATGGCTTTCGTGATCAGCTAGGGCGTTCGGCCTTGTCCATTCCCAGCAATATCGCCGAGGGCATGGAGCGAGGTAGCGGTAAGGAAAAGTGCCACTACCTGCGCATTGCCAAGGGCTCGTGTGCGGAACTGCGAACCCAGCTAATGATAGGCAGTGAAATAGGCTACGTTCCCGATTCGCTTGCAGCAGCGTGGATACAGGAAACCCGAGAGCTTTCCAGAATGCTCAGCGGGTTGATCAACAGAATTTCAGGTTAG